In one Parvibaculum sp. genomic region, the following are encoded:
- the pepN gene encoding aminopeptidase N, with protein sequence MRTEDPRPIRLKDYTPPAFKVDEVRLEIELDPADTRVRSQLKMRRNAGTGPLVLDGEKLKLHEVSIDGVKLGPNAYQADGEHLTILDLPEGPFTLETLTSCAPEDNTALTGLYLSSGIYCTQCEAEGFRRIAYSLDRPDAMSVFTTRIVADAKAAPVLLSNGNPVAQGKLADGRHFAEWHDPFPKPTYLFALVAGDLVHVEDKFRTLSGREVTLRIFVERGNEDRCGYAMEALKRAMKWDEEAFGREYDLDIFMIVAVSAFNMGAMENKGLNVFNDKYILARPDTATDADYAAIEAIIAHEYFHNWTGNRITCRDWFQLCLKEGLTVFRDQEFTSDMRSRPVKRISDVRLLRAHQFTEDGGPLAHPVRPDSYIEINNFYTATVYEKGAELCRMIHTLAGPKRFRKGMDLYFERHDGEAATVENFLDALADGAKLDLAQFKRWYSQSGTPEVLASGRYDAARKTYTLKLSQVCAPTPGQPVKEPYHIPIALGLVGPDGRDIKLQLDGEEKPGATTRVLSLTEREATWRFRNVADKPVPSLLRGFTAPVKLSTNLKERDLVFLMAHDSDSFNRWEAAQRYATGLLIAMVDAQKKGGAPRKGTAFAETIRKLLVSKKTDPDFAAQMIVLPSEQTLAQAIGKDVDVDAIHAAREGLRASIAAQLKDELLAAYHALAIDGPYSPDAAHAGKRALRNACLAYLAVGPGPEGVELAAAQFAQADNMTDEIAALSVLAHIDCPERVAALEKFYARWKDNHLVMDKWLSIQAMSALPGTLGEVKRLTGHPAFTMRNPNKVRALITAFATMNQLRFHSADGKGYEFVADKVLELDALNPQVAARLLGAFKSWRQFEPKRRNAMARQLKRVAAGERLSRDVYEIASKTLG encoded by the coding sequence ATGCGCACAGAAGATCCCCGCCCTATTCGGCTGAAGGATTACACGCCGCCGGCTTTCAAGGTCGACGAAGTCCGGCTCGAGATCGAACTCGATCCGGCGGATACGCGGGTCAGGTCGCAGCTCAAAATGCGGCGCAATGCCGGCACGGGGCCGCTGGTGCTCGACGGCGAAAAGCTGAAGCTGCATGAGGTTTCCATCGACGGGGTGAAGCTCGGGCCGAACGCCTATCAGGCCGATGGCGAGCATCTGACGATCCTCGACTTGCCGGAGGGGCCGTTCACGCTCGAAACGCTGACGAGTTGCGCGCCGGAAGACAACACGGCGCTGACGGGACTTTATCTTTCAAGCGGCATCTATTGCACGCAATGCGAGGCGGAAGGCTTTCGCCGCATCGCCTATTCGCTCGACCGGCCGGACGCGATGTCGGTTTTCACGACGCGTATCGTCGCCGACGCGAAGGCGGCGCCGGTGCTGCTGTCGAACGGCAATCCGGTGGCGCAAGGCAAGCTCGCCGACGGGCGGCATTTCGCCGAGTGGCACGACCCGTTTCCCAAGCCGACCTATCTTTTCGCGCTGGTCGCCGGCGACCTCGTGCATGTGGAAGACAAATTCCGCACCCTATCGGGCCGCGAGGTGACGCTCCGGATTTTCGTCGAGCGCGGCAACGAGGACCGCTGCGGCTATGCGATGGAAGCGCTGAAGCGGGCGATGAAATGGGACGAGGAAGCGTTCGGGCGCGAATACGATCTCGACATCTTCATGATCGTGGCGGTGAGCGCCTTCAACATGGGGGCGATGGAGAACAAGGGTCTCAACGTCTTCAACGACAAATACATCCTGGCGCGGCCCGACACGGCGACGGATGCCGATTATGCGGCGATCGAGGCGATCATCGCGCATGAGTATTTCCACAACTGGACCGGCAACCGCATCACCTGCCGCGACTGGTTCCAGCTTTGCCTGAAGGAAGGCCTCACGGTTTTCCGCGACCAAGAATTCACCAGCGACATGCGCTCAAGGCCGGTGAAGCGGATTTCGGACGTGCGGCTGTTGCGCGCGCACCAGTTTACCGAGGATGGCGGGCCGCTGGCGCATCCCGTGCGGCCGGACAGCTATATCGAGATCAACAATTTCTATACGGCGACCGTCTACGAGAAAGGCGCCGAGCTCTGCCGGATGATCCATACGCTTGCCGGGCCGAAGCGTTTTCGCAAGGGCATGGATCTCTATTTCGAGCGCCATGACGGCGAGGCCGCGACGGTCGAGAATTTTCTCGATGCGCTGGCCGACGGGGCGAAGCTCGATCTTGCGCAGTTCAAGCGCTGGTACAGCCAGTCGGGCACGCCGGAGGTGCTGGCATCGGGGCGCTACGACGCGGCGCGCAAGACCTATACGCTGAAGCTCAGCCAGGTGTGTGCGCCGACGCCGGGACAGCCGGTGAAGGAGCCCTATCACATTCCGATCGCGCTCGGGCTTGTCGGACCCGACGGCCGGGACATCAAGCTGCAACTCGACGGCGAAGAGAAACCCGGCGCGACAACGCGCGTGCTCAGCCTGACGGAGCGCGAGGCGACATGGCGCTTCCGCAATGTTGCGGACAAGCCGGTGCCGTCGCTGCTGCGGGGCTTCACCGCGCCGGTCAAGCTCAGCACCAACCTCAAGGAACGCGACCTCGTGTTCCTGATGGCGCATGACAGCGACAGTTTCAATCGCTGGGAAGCGGCGCAGCGCTACGCGACCGGGTTGCTGATCGCGATGGTGGATGCACAGAAAAAGGGCGGCGCGCCGCGCAAGGGCACAGCCTTTGCCGAAACGATCCGCAAGCTTCTGGTCTCGAAAAAGACCGATCCCGATTTCGCGGCGCAGATGATCGTGCTGCCGAGCGAGCAGACGCTGGCGCAGGCGATCGGCAAGGATGTCGATGTCGATGCGATCCATGCGGCGCGGGAAGGGTTGCGCGCCTCGATCGCAGCGCAACTGAAGGACGAACTGCTGGCGGCTTATCACGCGCTTGCCATCGACGGGCCCTACAGCCCGGACGCGGCACATGCCGGCAAGCGCGCGCTCCGGAACGCCTGCCTCGCCTATCTGGCGGTCGGGCCCGGCCCTGAGGGCGTCGAACTGGCGGCGGCGCAATTCGCGCAGGCCGACAACATGACCGACGAAATCGCGGCGCTTTCGGTGCTGGCCCATATCGATTGTCCCGAACGCGTGGCGGCGCTCGAGAAATTTTATGCGCGGTGGAAGGACAATCATCTGGTGATGGACAAGTGGCTGTCGATCCAGGCGATGTCGGCGCTGCCGGGGACGCTTGGCGAGGTGAAGCGGCTGACGGGGCATCCAGCTTTCACAATGCGCAACCCCAACAAGGTGCGGGCGCTCATCACCGCATTCGCGACCATGAACCAGCTCCGTTTTCACAGCGCCGACGGCAAGGGCTACGAGTTCGTCGCCGACAAGGTGCTGGAGCTCGACGCGCTCAATCCGCAGGTGGCGGCAAGGCTGCTGGGCGCCTTCAAGAGCTGGCGGCAATTCGAGCCGAAGCGGCGGAACGCGATGGCCCGGCAGCTCAAGCGCGTCGCGGCCGGCGAGCGGCTTTCGCGCGATGTGTACGAAATCGCCAGCAAGACGCTCGGTTGA